A window of Nicotiana tabacum cultivar K326 chromosome 24, ASM71507v2, whole genome shotgun sequence contains these coding sequences:
- the LOC107807658 gene encoding uncharacterized protein LOC107807658 produces MGSKGEEAKLIGFNSPFYLHASDNPGMLLTSCLLDGTNYATWCRAMKNALRPKNKLGFVNGSITKPKDGTLEANSWETCNSMIISWIFNSLDKGLHSRIAYAETAREVWVDLEERFSQGMAPRIYQIKRDISMLVQDGQTVLAYYTKLKALAMGRAKRPRLAASMQL; encoded by the coding sequence ATGGGCTCAAAAGGAGAAGAGGCAAAATTGATTGGTTTCAATTCACCATTTTATCTTCATGCCTCGGACAATCCCGGGATGTTACTTACCTCCTGTCTGCTTGATGGAACAAATTATGCAACATGGTGTAGAGCTATGAAAAACGCTCTAAGGCCCAAAAACAAGTTGGGTTTTGTGAATGGTTCAATCACAAAGCCGAAGGATGGAACTCTAGAGGCGAACTCATGGGAGACGTGCAATTCCATGATCATATCATGGATATTCAATTCACTGGACAAAGGTTTACACAGTAGAATTGCATATGCTGAAACTGCAAGAGAAGTTTGGGTAGATCTAGAGGAACGTTTCTCCCAAGGGATGGCTCCAAGAATTTACCAAATCAAAAGGGATATTAGTATGCTCGTACAAGATGGACAAACAGTGCTTGCCTACTACACCAAATTGAAGGCGCTAGCTATGGGACGAGCTAAACGACCTCGACTCGCTGCCTCAATGCAATTGTGA